In the genome of Campylobacter concisus, one region contains:
- a CDS encoding sulfate adenylyltransferase yields the protein MTSARKNSEISINTEVFGALELIKNKILSDYDSLMDDEQIKEVSKKGYFNGEPMPYSFGFAPFGELNQNIASKLTPGQKVNLSLDGKIVGHINVAKVFKFDENMRAKNIFLANEASNDKELNLGKYGISGEFELYDESMQISKNALNDLIKEDGAKKITAVFLTADPFNRAHERIVRMTIDKADLVIIFLIRTREEKHVDYEIRKQVLDYFIQNYLPIKKVFVFALKNTTLFSSHANPTLECIAASRFGANKLVIGQNHSGIGMFFDHNEAHTILDIYKNDLNLEVIVLPELVYCNKCKTLVSTKSCPHGQHHQIKYHPDVIKELLFNGIMPPAILVRPELSALVLSKLFTNRFKDVQKLCDDLFVNSGLLENKTDRDFYEELMKLYQTSSMT from the coding sequence ATGACGTCAGCAAGAAAAAATAGTGAAATTTCTATAAATACCGAAGTTTTTGGTGCTTTGGAGCTAATAAAAAATAAGATTCTCTCAGATTACGACTCGCTTATGGATGATGAGCAGATAAAAGAGGTGAGCAAAAAGGGCTATTTTAATGGCGAGCCGATGCCGTATTCTTTTGGATTTGCTCCATTTGGCGAGCTAAATCAAAATATTGCTAGCAAGCTTACTCCTGGACAAAAGGTAAATCTAAGTCTTGATGGTAAGATCGTTGGACACATCAATGTTGCTAAAGTCTTTAAATTTGACGAGAATATGAGGGCTAAAAATATATTTTTAGCAAATGAAGCCAGTAATGATAAAGAGCTAAATTTAGGCAAATACGGCATTAGCGGCGAATTTGAGCTTTATGATGAGAGTATGCAAATAAGCAAAAACGCACTAAATGATCTAATAAAGGAAGATGGCGCTAAAAAGATAACGGCTGTCTTTTTAACGGCTGATCCATTTAATAGAGCTCACGAGCGCATTGTTAGAATGACTATTGATAAGGCTGATTTAGTAATCATTTTTTTGATACGAACACGTGAAGAAAAGCACGTTGATTACGAGATTAGAAAACAAGTGCTGGATTATTTTATACAAAATTATTTACCGATAAAAAAGGTCTTTGTCTTTGCTCTAAAAAATACGACTCTTTTTAGCTCACATGCAAACCCAACACTTGAATGCATCGCTGCTTCAAGATTTGGAGCAAATAAGCTAGTCATCGGACAAAACCACTCAGGAATTGGAATGTTTTTTGATCACAATGAAGCTCATACGATTCTTGATATTTATAAAAACGACCTAAATTTAGAGGTAATCGTGCTGCCAGAGCTAGTTTATTGCAACAAGTGTAAGACGCTAGTTAGTACCAAAAGTTGCCCGCACGGACAACACCATCAGATCAAATATCATCCAGATGTTATCAAGGAGCTGCTATTTAACGGTATTATGCCACCAGCCATTCTTGTGAGGCCAGAACTTTCTGCACTAGTTTTAAGCAAACTCTTTACAAATCGCTTCAAAGACGTGCAAAAGCTTTGCGATGATCTTTTTGTAAATTCAGGACTGCTTGAAAACAAAACTGACCGTGACTTTTACGAAGAGCTTATGAAGCTTTATCAAACATCCTCGATGACTTAA
- the maf gene encoding septum formation inhibitor Maf, with the protein MIILASSSPTRANLLKDAGINFTQISFQFDESKIEKNVKPEIYVQNVVKAKKEQFLKENMGLKNLLFTDSCVACGDKILGKAKDEKEAIAMLNLQSGNECSVYTAMIFLGEFELINVSKTTYKFKKFDEHDLNEYIKNNEWQGKAGAMTIENFNKKYITSQHGETSTAMGLNLKILKAFL; encoded by the coding sequence ATGATAATACTCGCTTCAAGCTCGCCAACAAGGGCAAATTTATTAAAAGATGCTGGTATAAATTTCACTCAAATTTCTTTCCAGTTTGACGAGAGCAAGATAGAAAAAAATGTAAAGCCTGAAATTTATGTCCAAAATGTCGTAAAAGCTAAAAAAGAGCAATTTTTAAAAGAAAACATGGGTCTTAAAAATTTGCTCTTTACAGATAGCTGTGTAGCGTGTGGAGATAAAATTTTAGGTAAAGCAAAGGATGAAAAAGAAGCGATTGCCATGCTAAATTTACAAAGCGGTAACGAATGCAGCGTCTATACGGCGATGATATTTTTAGGCGAATTTGAGCTTATAAACGTAAGTAAAACTACGTATAAATTTAAAAAATTTGACGAGCATGACCTTAATGAATACATAAAAAATAATGAGTGGCAAGGCAAGGCTGGAGCCATGACGATAGAAAATTTTAATAAAAAATATATCACCTCCCAACACGGCGAAACCAGCACGGCCATGGGACTAAATTTAAAAATATTAAAGGCATTTTTATGA
- a CDS encoding phosphatidylglycerophosphatase A, which translates to MQKLFLTFFGFGLLPKAPGTWGSIAGAVVAYFVLYFLSSTTLFLASILLFLVSISVIDDFEKKVNSHDESFIVIDEVAGVWLAIAISGATISQLILSLMLFRVLDIKKPSIIGRIDRNVKGGLGVMGDDMVAGFFAGIISAIIYGAAIKFGITLP; encoded by the coding sequence ATGCAAAAACTATTTTTAACTTTTTTTGGATTTGGACTTTTACCAAAAGCACCTGGCACTTGGGGTTCTATTGCTGGCGCTGTAGTAGCTTATTTTGTGCTTTATTTTTTATCATCAACCACGCTTTTTCTAGCTAGTATTTTGCTATTTTTGGTAAGCATTAGTGTTATTGATGATTTTGAAAAAAAGGTAAATTCTCACGATGAAAGTTTTATCGTTATAGACGAAGTTGCTGGAGTTTGGCTTGCTATTGCCATTAGTGGAGCTACGATCTCTCAACTCATACTCTCACTTATGCTTTTTAGAGTGCTTGATATCAAAAAGCCTTCGATAATAGGCAGGATCGACCGCAATGTAAAAGGTGGCCTTGGCGTAATGGGCGATGATATGGTAGCTGGTTTTTTTGCTGGAATAATTAGCGCAATAATATACGGGGCTGCTATAAAATTTGGCATAACTTTGCCGTAA
- the hemH gene encoding ferrochelatase: protein MKKALLLLNMGGANSLADVEIFLKNMFNDPYILGIKNKFLRKFVAFMITKGRLKTAKHNYEQIGGKSPICELTAKLCDKISSLQNEFDAVDFAMNYTSPFAKDVLKKYENFDEIVLLPLYPHHSQTTITSSLDDFKKAKDELEIKAKILLCGPFYDDEIYNKIIISHINEAINNIDISDVELIFSAHSLPQKIIDKGDVYEKHINEHVQILSKMIKDSGLNFKEINLAYQSRLGPVKWLEPSLNEILAKCKSKKALIYPLSFCIDNSETIFELVIEYAKIAKELNFSFYKVVWCPNFSDEFASFILQKAKTAKETNF, encoded by the coding sequence ATGAAAAAGGCACTTTTGCTTTTAAATATGGGTGGGGCAAATAGCCTTGCTGATGTAGAAATTTTTCTAAAAAATATGTTTAATGACCCTTATATTTTAGGTATAAAGAATAAATTTTTAAGAAAATTTGTAGCTTTTATGATCACAAAAGGTAGGCTAAAAACGGCTAAGCATAACTACGAACAAATAGGTGGCAAATCGCCTATTTGCGAGCTTACAGCTAAGCTTTGCGATAAAATTTCAAGCTTACAAAATGAGTTTGATGCAGTTGATTTTGCGATGAACTATACTTCACCATTTGCAAAAGATGTGCTTAAAAAATACGAAAATTTTGATGAGATAGTGCTTTTGCCACTTTATCCTCATCATTCACAAACTACGATAACTTCAAGTTTAGATGATTTTAAAAAAGCAAAAGATGAGCTAGAGATAAAGGCTAAAATTTTGCTTTGCGGGCCATTTTATGATGATGAAATTTACAACAAAATCATAATCTCGCACATAAATGAAGCTATAAATAATATAGATATAAGCGATGTGGAGCTTATCTTTTCGGCTCATTCGTTGCCTCAAAAAATTATCGATAAAGGTGATGTCTACGAAAAGCATATAAATGAGCATGTGCAAATTTTAAGCAAAATGATAAAAGATAGCGGATTAAACTTCAAAGAGATAAATTTAGCCTACCAGTCGCGTCTTGGCCCTGTAAAATGGCTAGAGCCCTCACTAAATGAAATTTTGGCAAAGTGTAAGAGTAAAAAGGCTCTTATCTATCCACTCTCTTTTTGTATAGATAACTCTGAGACTATTTTTGAGCTAGTTATTGAGTATGCAAAGATCGCAAAAGAGCTAAATTTTAGCTTCTACAAGGTTGTTTGGTGCCCAAATTTTAGTGATGAGTTTGCTAGTTTTATCTTACAAAAAGCAAAAACAGCCAAAGAGACTAACTTTTAG
- a CDS encoding transglycosylase domain-containing protein: protein MKYILAFIFIVAISLGGAFLYFYSQVRFDAYAIIDYKPKLTTQIFDRNNELIANIFEENRIYVKYNDIPPRVIEALVAIEDTSYFEHGGINVEAMARAAIKDIKARKLVEGASTLTQQLIKNLALSREKKFTRKIKEIVLAMKLESELSKEDIIERYLNHVYFGHGYYGIKTAAEGYFRKELNELSIKEVAMLVGLPKAPSTYDPTKHLDLSLSRANRVLERMYSIGWINEDEYRKGVLEEPAVFDDTLTRNKAPYVVDEIIKEASKKFDDIKTGGYKIQSTVDLNVQKIAQEALVYGYNEILKRDKKANAEILNGAIVVTHPQSGQILALIGGIDYAKSSYNRATQSKRQPGSSFKPFIYQIALDSGYSVVSQVADIARTFDMGNGKEWTPKNYSGGFQGYITIKSAITQSRNLATINLLNDLGLSSVRKQLTDMGFNDIPENLSIALGSFGISPLDFAKFYSMFPNEGEMVEPTLIKHIENSFGASMDYEPQRKQVLKPEQAFLMTTLLQNVVNNGTGRNAKINGIQIAGKTGTTNNNIDAWFCGYSPDIEAIIWYGNDDNSPMKKIEGGGRTAAPVFKKFMEGYIKLYPTLRRAFEQPDGVYKGYYGGSDEYYTNDSPLPQNMPANDIIQDQENDGLLF from the coding sequence ATGAAATATATTTTGGCATTTATCTTTATAGTTGCCATTTCGCTTGGTGGAGCATTTTTATATTTTTATTCGCAAGTTAGATTTGATGCTTACGCTATTATTGATTATAAACCAAAGCTTACAACGCAAATTTTTGATAGAAACAACGAACTCATCGCAAATATCTTTGAAGAAAATAGAATTTACGTAAAGTATAACGACATCCCGCCGCGTGTCATCGAAGCGCTCGTAGCTATCGAAGATACGAGCTACTTTGAGCATGGTGGCATAAACGTAGAAGCCATGGCAAGGGCTGCCATAAAAGATATCAAAGCTAGAAAACTAGTCGAGGGAGCTTCAACACTAACACAACAGCTCATTAAAAATTTGGCTCTAAGCCGTGAGAAGAAATTTACAAGAAAGATAAAAGAAATCGTGCTTGCCATGAAGCTTGAAAGCGAGCTTAGCAAAGAAGATATCATCGAAAGATACCTAAATCACGTCTATTTTGGACATGGCTACTACGGCATAAAAACGGCAGCTGAGGGATATTTTAGAAAAGAGCTAAATGAGCTAAGCATAAAAGAGGTCGCCATGCTAGTTGGCCTGCCAAAGGCTCCAAGTACCTATGATCCTACAAAGCACCTTGACTTGTCGCTTAGCCGTGCAAATAGAGTACTTGAGAGAATGTATAGTATCGGCTGGATAAATGAGGATGAGTACCGCAAGGGTGTGCTTGAAGAGCCAGCAGTCTTTGACGATACACTCACAAGAAATAAAGCTCCTTACGTAGTCGATGAGATAATAAAAGAGGCTTCAAAGAAATTTGACGATATAAAAACTGGTGGCTATAAAATACAAAGCACAGTTGATCTAAATGTCCAAAAGATCGCTCAAGAAGCTCTAGTCTATGGCTACAATGAAATTTTAAAGCGCGATAAAAAAGCAAATGCAGAAATTCTAAATGGAGCTATAGTAGTCACTCATCCACAAAGTGGTCAAATTTTGGCACTAATTGGCGGTATTGACTACGCAAAAAGCAGTTATAACCGTGCCACTCAAAGCAAGCGTCAGCCAGGATCTAGCTTTAAGCCATTTATCTATCAAATAGCACTTGATAGCGGCTACTCAGTCGTTTCTCAAGTGGCTGATATCGCTAGGACATTTGATATGGGAAATGGCAAAGAGTGGACACCAAAGAACTATAGTGGCGGTTTTCAAGGCTATATCACTATAAAATCAGCCATAACTCAGTCTCGTAACCTCGCAACCATAAATTTGCTAAACGATCTTGGCCTTAGCTCGGTTCGTAAACAGCTTACTGATATGGGCTTTAACGATATCCCAGAAAATTTATCTATCGCACTTGGAAGTTTTGGGATTTCACCACTTGATTTTGCAAAATTTTACTCAATGTTCCCAAATGAGGGCGAGATGGTTGAGCCAACACTTATTAAGCATATAGAAAATAGCTTTGGGGCTTCGATGGACTATGAACCACAAAGAAAGCAAGTGCTAAAACCAGAACAAGCATTTTTGATGACGACACTTCTTCAAAATGTCGTAAATAACGGCACTGGACGCAACGCTAAAATAAACGGCATCCAAATAGCAGGCAAAACCGGCACAACAAATAATAACATCGATGCTTGGTTTTGTGGTTACTCACCTGATATCGAAGCAATAATCTGGTACGGAAATGACGACAATAGTCCTATGAAAAAGATTGAAGGCGGTGGTAGAACAGCCGCACCTGTGTTTAAGAAATTTATGGAAGG
- a CDS encoding response regulator — MKVQNNDIIDYLLQSGSSKTKDKKNSFDEILSLAMDKIASDAKISDKVEQFKKRLTEIGAVGFISELNSNKIEEKIAQKKKELTELLGIDDPAKTQDQKNELLKIMDKILSDYRKELNVALANQALLEKQKNLNSKSSNSVNLSSVLNELGLA; from the coding sequence ATGAAGGTACAAAATAACGACATAATCGATTATTTATTGCAATCAGGCTCAAGCAAAACTAAAGATAAAAAAAATAGTTTTGATGAAATTTTAAGCCTTGCTATGGATAAGATCGCAAGCGATGCAAAAATTTCAGATAAAGTTGAACAGTTTAAAAAAAGGCTTACTGAAATCGGCGCAGTTGGTTTTATAAGCGAGTTAAATTCTAACAAGATAGAAGAGAAAATAGCCCAAAAGAAAAAGGAGCTAACAGAACTTCTAGGTATAGATGATCCCGCAAAAACACAGGATCAAAAGAATGAGCTGCTTAAGATAATGGATAAAATTTTGAGCGATTATCGCAAAGAGCTAAATGTAGCACTTGCTAATCAAGCTCTGCTAGAGAAGCAAAAAAATCTTAATAGTAAAAGTAGTAACTCGGTTAATCTAAGTTCTGTTTTAAATGAGCTAGGACTTGCTTAA
- a CDS encoding 3-isopropylmalate dehydratase, whose product MSHYDIAFIKFDQVVLFLHVCFVALFVGLQAGLVLVGSYFIKNKFEDKERYHILLHIIRRFGIAIFILILCVIATSVVIIFGFYDANLTNPMASAMVATKCAIELFLLLNLSYIFYRYKKALKALRSHEMIELNESLIVIIYYFTPLNLLASLAAIYLGISYKVFL is encoded by the coding sequence ATGAGTCATTACGATATAGCTTTTATAAAATTTGACCAAGTTGTACTATTTTTGCATGTGTGCTTTGTAGCTCTTTTTGTGGGGCTACAAGCCGGTCTTGTGCTTGTTGGAAGTTACTTTATAAAAAATAAATTTGAAGACAAGGAACGCTATCACATCTTACTTCACATTATAAGACGCTTTGGCATTGCGATTTTCATACTAATCCTTTGCGTGATAGCGACAAGTGTGGTTATAATTTTTGGATTTTATGATGCAAATTTGACAAATCCTATGGCAAGTGCAATGGTAGCAACAAAATGTGCAATAGAACTATTTTTGCTATTAAATTTAAGCTATATATTTTATAGATACAAAAAGGCCTTAAAAGCACTAAGATCGCATGAAATGATCGAGCTAAACGAAAGTTTGATCGTTATAATTTATTACTTCACACCGCTAAATTTATTAGCTTCTCTAGCAGCCATTTATCTTGGCATAAGCTATAAGGTATTTTTATGA
- a CDS encoding response regulator has protein sequence MKILIVENEIYLAGSMASKLADFGYDCEIAKSVKEALKFENFDVVLLSTTLPGQDFYPVIEKFKSSIIILLIAYINSDTVLKPIQAGAVDYIQKPFMIEELVRKIKHFEEFRNFKNEIKNYESYVNYALKEYEISSFEAKKIKFPLLLKSSKSGYSDKFIFSYVKTCKLPFLFLGKACFSELEKALAKNGDELIYMTNLEELKQEEKEKILEICKKKKVAISTNDFAQKAPFDELELSGRDKNFNIDEIVTIDEYIKYIIVNYQDKFPDTELSKKLGISRKSLWEKRKKYDVSKKK, from the coding sequence ATGAAAATTTTAATAGTAGAAAATGAAATTTACCTAGCTGGCTCGATGGCTAGTAAACTAGCTGATTTTGGCTACGATTGCGAGATCGCTAAAAGCGTAAAAGAGGCATTGAAGTTTGAAAATTTCGATGTAGTGTTACTTTCTACCACACTTCCAGGGCAGGATTTTTACCCTGTTATTGAAAAATTTAAAAGCTCCATCATCATCTTACTAATCGCTTATATCAATAGCGACACTGTGCTAAAACCCATTCAAGCAGGTGCGGTTGACTACATCCAAAAGCCATTTATGATAGAAGAGCTAGTTAGAAAGATAAAGCATTTTGAGGAATTTAGAAATTTCAAAAACGAGATCAAAAATTACGAAAGCTACGTAAATTACGCTTTAAAAGAGTATGAAATTTCTAGCTTTGAGGCAAAAAAGATAAAATTTCCACTGCTTTTAAAATCAAGTAAAAGCGGATACAGCGATAAATTTATATTTAGCTATGTAAAAACTTGCAAATTACCATTTTTATTTTTAGGCAAAGCCTGTTTCTCTGAGCTTGAAAAGGCACTAGCCAAAAATGGTGATGAGCTAATCTATATGACAAATTTAGAGGAGCTAAAACAAGAAGAAAAAGAGAAAATTTTAGAAATTTGCAAAAAGAAAAAGGTCGCGATCTCAACTAACGATTTTGCACAAAAAGCACCATTTGACGAGCTTGAGCTTTCAGGACGCGATAAAAATTTCAATATCGATGAGATCGTTACGATCGATGAATATATAAAGTACATAATCGTTAATTATCAAGATAAATTCCCTGATACAGAACTTAGCAAGAAGCTTGGAATTTCTAGAAAATCACTTTGGGAAAAGAGAAAGAAATATGACGTCAGCAAGAAAAAATAG
- the alaS gene encoding alanine--tRNA ligase translates to MQNLDIRKAYLDFFKSKGHEVVASAPLVPNDATLLFTNAGMVPFKSIFTGEVPRPTPPIRTSCQTCIRAGGKHNDLDNVGYTARHHTFFEMLGNFSFGEYFKKEAIAYAWEFVTEVLKLPKDKLYVTVHESDDEAFEIWSTHIAKERIYRFGDHDNFWQMGDTGPCGPCSEIFYDQGAEHFNTPEDYMGGDGDRFLEIWNLVFMQYERSADGKLSPLPKPSIDTGMGLERVTAILQGKFSNYDSTLFMPLISEVAKLCGKPYVYESGASYRVISDHIRSVTFLLAQGTTFDKEGRGYVLRRILRRAIRHGYLLGIKEPFMYKLVDKVCELMGEHYTYLNEKKAAVKEQIKLEEERFLATIASGLELFESELKNTKEIFSGEAAFKLYDTFGFPLDLTADMLREKGLKVDEARFDELMSEQKARAKAAWKGSGDKSAKGDFKELLEKFGENKFIGYEELKSKSKILALLDEEFKNVDSLDAGKEGWVMFDVTPFYAQSGGQCGDSGKIIGKANVLDTQKFHGLNLSLVKTSAPLKVGDEVELEVGSDRAQIARHHSATHLLHAALRNVLGTHIAQAGSNVEADRLRFDFSHPKALTSEEISKVENLVNEWILNGANSKTELMKLEDAKNSGAIALFNEKYADNVRVVSFGDVSKELCGGTHVKNIDEIGSFFITKESGVSAGVRRIEAVCSRAALNLAKSFRAELDELKDELKSTEPLNAVKKLKNELRVLKDKLKNAKNSHELVYLDINKTKLCVTSVDGGDIKTLIDEFKNEHESAAILLIQADESGKISLAAGVKNAPLKAGAWVKFAAQILGGNGGGKDDFATAGGKDASMIEDAIKDSLEYARQALEK, encoded by the coding sequence ATGCAAAATTTAGATATAAGAAAGGCATATCTTGATTTTTTTAAATCAAAAGGTCACGAAGTCGTAGCTTCTGCGCCACTCGTGCCAAACGATGCAACACTACTTTTCACAAATGCTGGCATGGTGCCATTTAAGAGCATTTTCACAGGCGAAGTGCCACGCCCAACACCACCTATCCGTACCAGCTGTCAGACCTGCATAAGAGCTGGAGGCAAGCACAACGACCTTGATAACGTCGGCTACACAGCGCGCCACCACACATTTTTTGAGATGCTTGGCAACTTTAGCTTTGGCGAATACTTCAAAAAAGAGGCGATCGCTTACGCTTGGGAATTTGTCACAGAGGTGCTAAAACTACCAAAAGATAAGCTTTATGTAACCGTTCACGAAAGCGACGATGAGGCGTTTGAAATTTGGAGCACTCACATCGCAAAAGAGAGAATTTACCGCTTTGGCGATCATGATAACTTCTGGCAGATGGGCGACACTGGACCATGCGGCCCTTGCAGTGAAATTTTTTACGATCAAGGCGCTGAACATTTTAACACACCAGAAGATTACATGGGCGGCGATGGAGATAGGTTTTTAGAGATATGGAACCTTGTTTTCATGCAGTATGAAAGAAGCGCAGATGGCAAGCTAAGCCCACTACCAAAGCCAAGCATCGATACTGGCATGGGGCTAGAGCGCGTTACTGCTATCTTGCAAGGTAAATTTAGCAACTACGACAGCACACTTTTTATGCCGCTCATAAGCGAAGTAGCAAAGCTTTGCGGCAAGCCATACGTCTATGAAAGTGGCGCTAGCTACCGCGTCATAAGCGATCACATCCGCTCAGTCACATTTTTGCTAGCTCAGGGCACGACATTTGATAAAGAAGGTCGTGGCTACGTGCTTCGCCGCATCTTACGCCGTGCGATCCGCCATGGATACTTGCTAGGCATAAAAGAGCCATTTATGTATAAGCTTGTCGATAAAGTTTGCGAGCTAATGGGAGAGCACTACACCTATCTAAATGAGAAAAAAGCGGCTGTAAAAGAGCAGATCAAGCTTGAAGAAGAGAGATTTCTAGCGACAATCGCTAGTGGCTTAGAGCTATTTGAGAGCGAGCTTAAAAATACAAAAGAAATTTTTAGCGGAGAGGCTGCGTTTAAGCTTTATGACACATTTGGCTTCCCACTTGACCTAACAGCTGATATGCTTAGAGAAAAGGGCTTAAAAGTCGATGAGGCAAGGTTTGATGAGCTTATGAGTGAGCAAAAAGCACGTGCAAAAGCTGCTTGGAAAGGCAGTGGCGATAAGAGTGCGAAGGGCGATTTTAAAGAGCTTCTTGAGAAATTTGGCGAGAATAAATTTATAGGCTATGAAGAGCTTAAAAGTAAAAGTAAAATTCTAGCCCTGCTTGATGAAGAATTTAAAAATGTAGATAGCTTAGATGCTGGCAAAGAGGGCTGGGTGATGTTTGATGTCACTCCATTTTACGCTCAAAGTGGCGGTCAGTGCGGCGATAGCGGTAAGATAATTGGTAAAGCAAATGTACTTGATACACAAAAATTTCATGGACTAAATTTATCTTTAGTAAAAACTAGCGCACCGCTAAAAGTTGGCGATGAAGTAGAACTTGAAGTTGGCAGCGATAGAGCCCAGATCGCACGTCATCACAGCGCCACACACTTACTTCATGCAGCTCTTAGAAACGTACTTGGCACACATATCGCTCAAGCTGGCTCAAACGTCGAGGCAGATAGGCTAAGGTTTGACTTCTCACATCCAAAAGCACTTACTAGCGAAGAAATTTCAAAGGTCGAAAATTTGGTAAATGAGTGGATACTAAATGGTGCTAACTCAAAAACAGAACTTATGAAACTTGAAGATGCTAAAAATAGTGGAGCTATCGCACTATTTAATGAAAAATACGCTGATAATGTAAGAGTCGTTAGCTTTGGCGACGTCAGCAAAGAGCTTTGCGGTGGCACACACGTGAAAAATATAGACGAGATCGGATCGTTTTTCATCACAAAAGAGAGTGGCGTAAGTGCTGGCGTTAGGCGTATAGAGGCCGTTTGCTCAAGGGCTGCGCTAAATTTAGCAAAATCATTTAGAGCTGAGCTTGATGAGCTAAAAGATGAGTTAAAGAGCACCGAGCCACTAAATGCGGTCAAAAAGCTAAAAAATGAACTAAGAGTTTTAAAAGACAAACTAAAAAATGCTAAAAATTCTCATGAGCTAGTCTATTTAGATATAAATAAAACCAAGCTTTGCGTCACAAGCGTAGATGGTGGAGATATAAAAACTTTGATAGATGAGTTTAAAAATGAGCATGAAAGTGCTGCTATTTTGCTAATCCAAGCCGATGAGAGTGGCAAAATTTCTCTTGCAGCTGGCGTTAAAAACGCTCCTTTAAAGGCAGGTGCTTGGGTAAAATTTGCAGCGCAAATCCTAGGTGGCAATGGCGGTGGCAAAGATGACTTTGCAACAGCCGGTGGCAAAGATGCATCAATGATAGAAGATGCGATAAAAGACTCACTTGAGTACGCAAGGCAAGCCTTAGAAAAATGA
- a CDS encoding Gfo/Idh/MocA family protein — MKLKIGIVGYNLVGKRHYMELRRSDKFEVCGVFDKENRDDACRAPFFDEFKKFIEVAQPQAVVLCLPQHEIVEAFCQCAKYCQNILISRPIFKSVSELKEIKYASVVNKVRVCTGVDERFNPTIVSLKKALLKEEEIYSISIAHFKPLCEGNIINELSLCDIDLAKNLVDSEVCNFFYTQANKTNTKICDNVGINIKMKNQILVSITDSFCGSLERFKIEVNAKEGVYFGDLIDYKLHRVNENGQMNLKTDPLNNEIKAQYDAFYDLCQSGESSELSSIDDAIKIKELF, encoded by the coding sequence GTGAAACTCAAAATTGGCATTGTTGGATACAATCTAGTTGGCAAGCGGCACTATATGGAGCTGAGGCGTTCTGACAAATTTGAAGTTTGTGGAGTTTTTGATAAAGAAAATAGAGATGATGCTTGCAGAGCTCCGTTTTTTGATGAGTTTAAAAAATTTATAGAAGTTGCCCAACCGCAAGCTGTCGTACTTTGTTTGCCTCAACATGAGATCGTAGAGGCCTTTTGTCAGTGTGCAAAATATTGCCAAAATATCTTGATTTCAAGGCCAATATTTAAAAGTGTAAGCGAGCTAAAAGAGATAAAATATGCTTCAGTGGTAAACAAAGTAAGAGTTTGCACCGGCGTTGATGAGCGCTTTAACCCGACTATTGTTTCATTAAAAAAGGCACTTTTAAAAGAAGAAGAAATTTATAGCATTTCAATTGCGCATTTTAAACCACTTTGTGAGGGAAATATTATAAACGAGCTTTCGCTTTGCGATATAGACCTTGCGAAAAATTTAGTAGATAGTGAAGTCTGCAATTTCTTTTATACTCAGGCAAATAAAACCAATACCAAAATATGCGATAATGTTGGAATTAACATTAAAATGAAAAATCAAATTTTGGTGAGCATTACCGATTCGTTTTGTGGTTCATTAGAACGTTTTAAAATAGAAGTAAATGCCAAAGAAGGTGTTTATTTTGGCGATCTTATTGATTACAAACTTCACAGAGTAAATGAAAATGGTCAGATGAATTTAAAAACCGATCCTTTAAACAATGAAATAAAAGCTCAATATGATGCCTTTTATGATCTTTGTCAAAGCGGCGAAAGTAGCGAGCTTTCAAGCATTGATGATGCGATAAAAATTAAGGAGTTGTTTTGA